The DNA window TGAGCTGAGCATGCGAAGGTGGCGCCCCCTTCGAGACGGGCCGGCCGGCCCGCAACTGACCCGCCTCATCTACCACAGCGAAGCGACGGCCGCCCTCACCCAACGGCTGTTGCGCGGGTCGTCGGGCGGGGGCGAGCCGCCGGACGGGGACGACCCGTCGAAGGGGGCGCCCGACCCCTCCCGGGACCACCCGCCTCGGGACCAGCCGGAGCCCTCCGCGGAGGAGGCCTCCCCGACGCAATCCGCCCCGATGTGGGCCTCCTTCGAGTGGAAGGGATTCGCCCAGGGACTCATCTGCGACCTGGGCAAACTCGTGCTTCTCCACAGCTACCCGGAGAAAGCGGCCGCCCTCTACAGCCAGGACCGAACGGACCGGGGATACGGGAACGCGGATCCGCAGGTCATGGAGCAGGCGGCCTTCGGGTGCGATCACGTCGAGGCCGCAGCGTGGGCGGCCGAGACGCTGCATCTCCCTGAGCCCCTGGCCGATGCCGCGACGCAGCGCCGCGGCAGCACCGTGGGGGGGGGGCAGGGCGTGCATGCGGCCCGAGTGGCGAGTCTGTTGACGAAAACGATGGCCCCGGAGCTCGCAGGGATCAGCGCAACCAGTGCGACGTGCGACTGGGAGACGTGCGCCGAGCATCCGGCCTGGAGGGCCTGGGTGGAAGACGCCTGGAGGCCGAGCCTGGAGGCCGTGACGGAGGAGTTTTCGAAGGAGACGGTCCTCTACACCCGGTTTCTTCTGGACCTGCCGGTGGCGGAATCGTTCTCGGATTGATCAATCTCAGGTCGTCGAGGCGGCTCTCTCAGGCCCTCTTTTCGAGGCACAGAGACTGCACGCTTCTGCCCATGCATTCAGAATCTCCTGCATTCCTCTCACAAAGACACCTGTCCCGACCGGTGTCCATCGCCTCCGTGGTTCTGCGGCGCTGACCTGCCCGGGCCTTTTCGGGGCGATTCGGCCTCCTTATCAAGATCGAACCGCTGGACCGCGCCGCGAAGGCGCTCGGTGAGGGCGTCGAGCTCATCGGCCGAATCGGCCACCTGGGTTACGCCGGCCGCCGACTCCTGAGCCGCCGTCGAGATCGACTGGACGCTCTGTGCAATTTGCTCGCTGGTGGCGCTTTGCTGCTCAGAGGCGGTCGCGATCTCCTCCGCCTGCTCCTCCACCGTACCGATGGAGGTGATCACTTCCTCGATGGCCCCACCAGTCCGGTCGGCAAGCTCCATTCCCTCTTCGGCCTTCTGGCTGCTTCGGCGTGCTGCCTCGACCGCGCCGCTGGTTTCTCGTTGAACCTGCTCGATCATCTCAGCGATTTCATCAGTCGCCGTGTCGGCCTCCTCGGCGAGCTCGCGCACCTCTTCGGCAACGACGGCAAACCCCTGGCCGGTGCCCGCCCCGTCTTCTCCGGCCCGGGCGGCCTCGATTGCCGCGTTCAGCGCAAGCAGGTTTGTCTGGTTGGCAATCTCATCGATCTGATCGACAACCCGGCCGATCTTTTCGCTAGAGGTGGCAAGCCCCTCGATGACAGAAGCGGTCTCTTGGGCCGCGCTCACAATTTCTTCCATCTTCTCGGTCGTCTTTTCGACGACCTCGCCGCCCTCTCGCGCCTTCTGGCCACCGGCCTCGGCGGCCTCGGCGACCGACTGGACACTACGGGCGTTTTCGTCGATCGTCTGGTTGAGCTCCTCCACCGCCGCGGCCACCTCCTCTGCCTGTGCAGACTGCTCCTCGGTCGAGGCGGCCATCTGATCCGACGACGAGCTGATCTGACCGGCCGACGCCATGGTCGATTGGGCCACCTCTCGGATCTGCTCGACCATCCGCTGGAGGTTGTCCACCGACCGGTTGAAGCCGTCGTAGAGGCGCCCGATGTCTCCGTCCGCCTCCGCATCGATCCGTACGGTCAGGTCCCCATCCGCGAACCGGTCCATCGCGCCCAAGAGGATCTCCACCTGCTCGGTGAGGGTGTCCCGCTTGTTTTTGGCCTCGACCCGATCGGTGATGTCGTTTGCGATTTTGACGATCTTCCGGACCTCTTCCCCCTCCCCAAACACCGGAACGTATGTGCCCTGAAGCCACAGCACGCGACCGTCCTTGTCGACTCGCTTCAGGCGGCCTTCGTGCGGCTCCCCGCGCCGAAGCTTCTCCCAGAAGGCGTGGTACTCCTCCGACCGGGCATATTCGTCCTCCACAAAGATGCGGTGATGCTCGCCCTTAATCTCCCCGAGCTCGTACCCGATGAGATCGAGGAAATTTTCGTTGGCGGCCTCAACGGTCCCGTCGGGGCGAAATTCGATGACGCCCATCGACCGGTGGACGCCCTCAATGAGGGCGGCCTCGGTCACTCCTGAGCTGCCCTCGTCGTCCTGGATGGGGCTGCCGTCGGCGCCGTCTCCAGCGTTGCCCACAGGTGATTGTGCGTCCGTCCGTGTAGAGTCTCCAGATCCGAAGAGTTGGGTAAGCATGGCACTTGTCTCTGACCGTGAAGGGAGGCCAAGCTCGGAAGGTGTTTTAGGTTATCGGGCCGTGTTACAAAAAATTAAACTCGGTAATACGATAATGTTACAGGAAAGCCGGTGTGCACGGACATGCGTCGTGGCCGCAAGGACAAAAGCATTTGAGGAGCGCATTCTGTCCATGCCCAACGTCGCTGTTACAAAAGGTGCAAGGCCACTTCCCCCTTGTACAGGGCCCTTCGTGCCAAATGGGTCTGCTCCCGGGACAGGCCGGCTAGGGGGGACAGGCTTGGTGCCTCTGAAGCAGTGGGGGCGGCCCTACCGGAGAGGCCACAGATGTCCGGTCCGGTGGAACGCGCCGCTCGCGGGCGCCGACGGGCAGTGGGGGCGCCCTGGTCCTACTCGTTCGCCGGGGAAGCCTCTTGAGCGGAGGCGGGCACCGCCAGAACGGGCCCGTCGGACGCCCGGATGACGGCCTCGGTCACGCTCCCGAGCATGACGCGGCGCAGTCCAGACAGGCCTTTCGTTCCCATTACGGTCAGGGTGTCCCGGTGGCCCGTGGCCTCCACGACGGTGCTGGTGGTCTGCCCCCGGTGGACGAGATAGGACACCGACACGCCCGTTTCTTCGATCGGCGCCCCCAGCGATTGAAGCGCCTCCTCCGCCCGTTGCTCGGCCGCTCGGGCCCGCACCGCGGAGGCGTTCACCTCGTAGACGGACGGCATGGTCGGGTCCTCCACGACGTGCACCAGCGTCACCGGGACGTCGTAGAGGGGCGCAATCTGGGCCACGTGCCGCAGGGCCACCTCCGTGAGATCGGAAAAGTCGACCGGTGCGACGATCTGCTCCACCGCAGAGCTGGGGGCCTCATCCGCAGAGCTGGGGGCCTCATCCGCAGAGCTGGAGGCGTCATCCGCAGAGCTGGAGGCGTCATCCGCCTCGCCCGTGGACCCGGACGCCCCGCCAGCCTCTCGCTGTCGGACCGTCAGGACCGGGCAGGGCGCCGTGCGGAGCACCTCCTCCGCCACGCTGCCGACGATGAGCCGCCGGGCGCCGCGGCGCCCCTCGGTCCCGGTCACGATGAGGTCGGCGTCGATCTCTTCGGCCTTCTCCACGAGCAGGGGCGCCGGGGACACGCCCCGCACCGCGTGGCACACGACTCGGTCCTCGGCCGGGGAACGGTCGTGCGGGGCAAGCGACGCGTGGCACCGTTCCTCGAACCGGTCCTGCAGCTCGTCGTCCGGAGGCGCCTTTCCGCCCTCAAACAGCACGCCCTCGGCCGTTCGGTCCACGTACATCAGATGGAGTGCCGCTCCGGTCCGGGCGGCAAGGTCCACCGCGTGGGCCAGGGCGCGGTTGGAGGAGGGGGAGAAGTCATGGGCAACCAGAAGCGTTTGAAACACGGGCTCGGAAGCGGTGACGACTGAGAACAACGGAGGGTCGCGAGGGCCCCTGCGGCGGCATCGGGGCCCCTGCATCAGGACGCGTGCGGGGGGCTACCCGTTCGTGCCCGCTGTCGGACCGACCGATGGCGGGACGGCCGGCGATGGGGCCCGTTGAGTGCTGCGTTCGGACGGTACGGTTGCAGCGCGTGGCGACTGCCTCGTTCCCCTCCGGGCATTTCTCCAACGTGAACGTTGCCGTCTGGTGCGAAAATGTCCTCCTCAGATCGAATGGGTTCTGCCCCTTGCGCGTGACGCGACGAGAGACGCCGATGGTGCAGAGAAGAGCCGCAGGAGCGGTGCCTGTCCAGCGTCCGGCGGCCCCCGAAAGAAAGGCGGGCCGACGGGGCCGGGGGCTGGCGCAGGGCGTTCCCGGGGCCCTCCCCGCATGCCGGGCACGCTCCCCCGTCCGGTTTTCTCGCCCCGGTCTCGTTCTCGTGCAGCGGGCATCTAAAAACGACTCATGCCAGACAGACCCGCTCCCGTCACAGGGCGGCGACGATGGCGTCCCCGCAGTGGCCGGAAGGTCACTCTCGCATGATTATTGCTCCTATGACGGCAGCACCTTCAGCGTGACGGTCTTTTCGACACGACGGTGCCCTCTGCGTGGTGCGACATCCCGAGCACATGGCGTGTAGTGCCCTTGGCAGATTGAGGTCAACAGGGCCGGCGGAGAGCGCAAATGCGCACGCTTTTCCGCTTGGGGGCCGTCCCGCCCGGAGAGGCCGCTCGTTCGCTAGCACATGCCTCCCCTGACAGATTTTTGTCATGAGCGACCTGGCCTGGCCCCCGTTCTCAATCCTTCGGCCCGAGGGGGAGGAGCTGTCCGGCGAGCAGCAGTCGGACGTGCAGGCCTACCGCCTGCTCGGTCTTCTGGGGGCCGTGGTGGTGCCAGTGTTTGGCGTCCTTCTCGCGGCCCCTGATCCCCAGGCGACCGACCCGATGTGGGCCCGCCTCGGGCTGTCGGCTCTCCTCGTCGGACTGGTCGGGGCATCCTACGCGTCAGGTGCGGTCCGGCGCCGGTTTGCGGTGTGGGCAAGGGGCGCATGCTATATTCTCATGGCGTGGTTCTGCTCAGTGGCCACGCTCAATGGGTTTGCCGGGAGCTACGACATGGGAATTTTGCTCCTCTACGGCATTCTTCCGTTTGCCGTAGCCATCGGGGCCCAGTCCATGAGGCCCGTCTGGTGGTTTTTGGGGTGTGGGCTTCTGGCCGGCACGGCGGGGGCGGCGTTCGGCCCCGTCCGTGCCGCCGAGGCGCTGCCCACGGTCGGGGGGCTGGCGACGGTCGCCTTCGTGGAAGGGGTGGTTATTTGGAACCAACTCGACGCCCGCGAGCGACTGGAGCGCCAGAACGATCTGTTCAGGCGGGCCCAAAAGCTCGCCAACATCGGCGCGTGGGAGTACGAGGTGTCGTCCGGGGAGGTCTTCTGGACCCGGCAGGTGCGGGAGATCCACGGCCTCCCGCAAGGCTACGAGCCGACCGCAGAGGAGGCGATCGCGGCGTACCATCCCGAAGACCAGCCTGTCATTCAAGGGATGATCGAGCGTGCCGTTGAGGAGGAAGTGCCCTTCGACCGAGAGTTGCGGCTCGGCGGGGAGGCGTTGCCGGTCGGGCACGAGCAGAAAGAGGGGCGGTGGGTGCGGGCCCGCGGGACGCCCCAGATCGAAGCGGGAGAAGTCACCAGCGTCCGGGGCACGTTTCAGGACATCACCGAGCGAAAGGCGCGGGAGCACGTCCTAGAAAACGAGCGGGAGGCGCTGCGGTCGATGTACCGCATCACGGCCGATCGGGAGGCAGGCTTCGAAGAGAAGGCACGGCGCCTCATCGACCTGGGGCGGGAGCACCTGGGGCTTCCGTACGGCTTTCTGACGCGCATTACGGACGAGACGCAGGAGATCGTTTTTGCCTCGGGCACCCATCCACTTCTTCAGCCGGGGGAGAGCTGCCCGTTGTCCCGGTCGTACTGCCGGAACACGATTCAAGAAGAACGCTCGCTGGTCGTGCAGGACGCCGTCGCCGAGGGCTGGGCCGGCGACCCGGCGCATCAGACGTTTGAACTCGGGGCGTACGTTGGGGCGCAGATCATTGTAGAGGGGGAACTCTACGGCACGTTTTGCTTCGCGGCCGAGGAACCTCGAGAACAGGCATTTGCCGGGCGCGAGCGCGTCTTTGTGGAGCTGATGGCGCAGTGGGCCAGCTACGAGCTGGGGCAGCGCCGCGCCAAGGCCCAACTCAAGCGCCAGAACGCCCGGCTCGATAGCTTCGCGGGCCTGGTGGCCCACGACCTCCGGAACCCGCTGAACGTGGCGACGGGACGCCTCCGTCTGGCCCGTGAGGAGCGGGCCCCGGAGAAGACCCGGAGTCACCTGGCGGCGGTGGACCGATCCCTGGGCCGCATGGACGAGATTATCGAGGACGTGCTGACCCTGACCTGGGGCGGGCAGGACATCGGCCCGGAGGAGCTATCGACGCATGGCCTGGCGGCCATGGCCGAGGCGAGCTGGGACCAGGTCGGTACGGACCAGGTCGGTACGGACCAGGACGGTGCAGACCAGGGCAGCGCCGAAGGGGCAACCCTCCAGTTCGAGGGGGCGTGCCGGCTACGGTGCAGCGCGGAGCGGGTCCGGCGACTGTTGGAGAATCTGTTCCGCAACGCCATTGAGCACGGAGGGGACACCGTAACCGTGCGGGTCGGGGCACTGAGTGATGGGTTTTACGTGGAGGACGACGGGGCGGGCTTTTCCGGGGACGACCCCGAGGCGGTTTTCGAGGCGGGCTATTCCTCCAGCGACGAGGGGACGGGGCTGGGCCTTTCCATCGTGGAGTCCATCGCGAAGGCGCACGGGTGGAGCCTCTCGGCCACCCAAAGCGAGGCGGGGGGCGCGCGGTTCGAGGTCACAGGGGTCGACGTTGAGGCCGTAGGCAGTGCGCACTCGTAGAGAGCGCACCCGCAGAAACCGCACCCGCAGAAACCGCACCCGCCGGGGCAGGCCTGCTTTCGGATCTGGTCGTTTCTGCCTGTCCAACTGGTCCCATCCGCTCCGGCCGAAGGTTCGGCTGGGCCCCGAGGGTTCGTTGTGCCGTACTGGTTTGATTTACACGCCGAGACAAAAGTAAAACGACAAAGCAAGAGACGAATCCTACATTCGCGAAGGAGGTTTGGGTTGAAAACAGCGTAATGCTTCGCCGGAGGAAAATATGACATGTTTATGTGGCCACCGCCTCTTGGTAAACCCGTCTATTTAATATACATCTCGGTGTTCGGGGGGGCGGCCCTGTCCTGCCTGCTCGGGGCGTGGCGGGCCCAGCGGATTGCGGGTTCGGACGTACGCCGCGGGTTGGTTGCCCTGCTGTCCACGAGCGGCCTCTGGGCCGTTGCGCACGTCGGAATGCTTCTCGCCCCGGGCCTGCAGTGGAAAACCGTCTTTTACGAGGCCGGGCTCGTCGTCGGGTTCGGCACGGTCTGGGCCTGGGGCTGGCTCTGCTCCGCCTACAGCGGGCGCAGGCTGCACCGGCGCCGAATGGTTCAAGGAATTGCTCTCGTCGTGTTTGTGGTGGTGACGCTCACAAAGTTGACCAACGCCTGGCACGGGCTGTACTTCGCGGCCGGGTGGCACACCACCCCGTTTGCTCATCTCCAGATCGACCACCGAACGCTTTACTGGATCACCGCCGCTCTGTCTTACACCTTGGCGGCAGTCGGCTTCTTCATGGTCGCCGAGCCGTTGCGGCGCGTTCAGGTCGGGGCCGGGCGGCTGGCGGGCCTGTTCGGGCTGACGGCCCTTCCGCTCATCGCGAACGGGCTGGGGTACCTTAGCCCCGCACTGCTGGACGTGAGTCACGAGCCGGTCGGCGTGGCGGCGTTTGCGATCGGCGTGCTGTTTGTTTACCAGGATCGGTTTGAAGAGACGGGCCGGACGGGCACTCAGGCAAATCCGGCCTTAGTGCTCTCCAAGGGGGGACGGCTGCGAAACTACAACGAGGCGGCCGCCACGCTCTTTCCGGCCTTGGCGGCAAAGAGCGCCGCCGGCCGACGCCTTTCGGATCTCCTTCCGGAGGTGGCGGAGGCAATTGCGGAGGGGGCGGAGCCCCTCCAGGTCGACGAGAACGGGACCGCCCGATACTTCCGCCTGTCCCAAAGCAGGTACGGACGAGGCACGGGGCGGCAGGTGGTCCTGAAAGACGTGACCGAGCGTGTGCTGCGGCGCCGGGTCCGGGAGCAGGAGCACCGCTTTCTGGCCGAGGCGGTGGGGCAGGCCCGGGAGGCCGTACTGGTCACGGAGGCCGGGCCGCTCGACGAGCCCGGGCCCCGGATTGTCTACGCCAACGAGGCGTTCGAGGCGATGACCGGCTACCGGGAGGGAGAGGTGCTCGGCCGAACGCCCCGCGTCTTGCAGGGCCCAGAGACCGACGAGGCAGTGCTCGGCTCGCTCCGCGCAGCCCTGGAGGCGGGGGAGCGCTGGCAGGGGGAGACGGTCAACTACCGGAAGGACGGAACGCCGTACGTGGTGCAGTGGAACGTGGCCCCAGTGACAGGGGAAGGGGGAGAGATTCAGCACTGGGTCTCCGTCCAGCGGGACGTGACCGAGGAGCGAGAGCGAGAGGAACAGCTCCGCAGGCAGAAGGGCCTCCTGGAGCAGACCCAGCGGCTGGCGGGGGCGTGGGAGGTTGATGTGGAGACCGGAGAAGGGACCGGGTCGGAGGCGTTCTACCAAATC is part of the Salinibacter ruber DSM 13855 genome and encodes:
- a CDS encoding methyl-accepting chemotaxis protein, with protein sequence MGNAGDGADGSPIQDDEGSSGVTEAALIEGVHRSMGVIEFRPDGTVEAANENFLDLIGYELGEIKGEHHRIFVEDEYARSEEYHAFWEKLRRGEPHEGRLKRVDKDGRVLWLQGTYVPVFGEGEEVRKIVKIANDITDRVEAKNKRDTLTEQVEILLGAMDRFADGDLTVRIDAEADGDIGRLYDGFNRSVDNLQRMVEQIREVAQSTMASAGQISSSSDQMAASTEEQSAQAEEVAAAVEELNQTIDENARSVQSVAEAAEAGGQKAREGGEVVEKTTEKMEEIVSAAQETASVIEGLATSSEKIGRVVDQIDEIANQTNLLALNAAIEAARAGEDGAGTGQGFAVVAEEVRELAEEADTATDEIAEMIEQVQRETSGAVEAARRSSQKAEEGMELADRTGGAIEEVITSIGTVEEQAEEIATASEQQSATSEQIAQSVQSISTAAQESAAGVTQVADSADELDALTERLRGAVQRFDLDKEAESPRKGPGRSAPQNHGGDGHRSGQVSL
- a CDS encoding sensor histidine kinase; amino-acid sequence: MSDLAWPPFSILRPEGEELSGEQQSDVQAYRLLGLLGAVVVPVFGVLLAAPDPQATDPMWARLGLSALLVGLVGASYASGAVRRRFAVWARGACYILMAWFCSVATLNGFAGSYDMGILLLYGILPFAVAIGAQSMRPVWWFLGCGLLAGTAGAAFGPVRAAEALPTVGGLATVAFVEGVVIWNQLDARERLERQNDLFRRAQKLANIGAWEYEVSSGEVFWTRQVREIHGLPQGYEPTAEEAIAAYHPEDQPVIQGMIERAVEEEVPFDRELRLGGEALPVGHEQKEGRWVRARGTPQIEAGEVTSVRGTFQDITERKAREHVLENEREALRSMYRITADREAGFEEKARRLIDLGREHLGLPYGFLTRITDETQEIVFASGTHPLLQPGESCPLSRSYCRNTIQEERSLVVQDAVAEGWAGDPAHQTFELGAYVGAQIIVEGELYGTFCFAAEEPREQAFAGRERVFVELMAQWASYELGQRRAKAQLKRQNARLDSFAGLVAHDLRNPLNVATGRLRLAREERAPEKTRSHLAAVDRSLGRMDEIIEDVLTLTWGGQDIGPEELSTHGLAAMAEASWDQVGTDQVGTDQDGADQGSAEGATLQFEGACRLRCSAERVRRLLENLFRNAIEHGGDTVTVRVGALSDGFYVEDDGAGFSGDDPEAVFEAGYSSSDEGTGLGLSIVESIAKAHGWSLSATQSEAGGARFEVTGVDVEAVGSAHS
- a CDS encoding universal stress protein, translating into MFQTLLVAHDFSPSSNRALAHAVDLAARTGAALHLMYVDRTAEGVLFEGGKAPPDDELQDRFEERCHASLAPHDRSPAEDRVVCHAVRGVSPAPLLVEKAEEIDADLIVTGTEGRRGARRLIVGSVAEEVLRTAPCPVLTVRQREAGGASGSTGEADDASSSADDASSSADEAPSSADEAPSSAVEQIVAPVDFSDLTEVALRHVAQIAPLYDVPVTLVHVVEDPTMPSVYEVNASAVRARAAEQRAEEALQSLGAPIEETGVSVSYLVHRGQTTSTVVEATGHRDTLTVMGTKGLSGLRRVMLGSVTEAVIRASDGPVLAVPASAQEASPANE
- a CDS encoding HDOD domain-containing protein; translation: MDNVELPSVIENDSDLQVPPLPWALPEVLGPLHESGFAGAEAVSAAVDCDPRLESGILRRINSHLRRPIGELGPAVQMIGPVTAAGLVVELSMRRWRPLRDGPAGPQLTRLIYHSEATAALTQRLLRGSSGGGEPPDGDDPSKGAPDPSRDHPPRDQPEPSAEEASPTQSAPMWASFEWKGFAQGLICDLGKLVLLHSYPEKAAALYSQDRTDRGYGNADPQVMEQAAFGCDHVEAAAWAAETLHLPEPLADAATQRRGSTVGGGQGVHAARVASLLTKTMAPELAGISATSATCDWETCAEHPAWRAWVEDAWRPSLEAVTEEFSKETVLYTRFLLDLPVAESFSD